In Sphingomonas sp. LT1P40, the DNA window GCGCGCGGCATGGCGCGGTGAAGGTCACCGGGTCGGGGCTGTATATGCCGACCGAAGTGCAGGGGAGCGCGACGATCGTGCGGGTTGGCGGGACGCGACGCTAGATCAAATCCGCTTGCGTTCGATCTTCCATTTCGGGTCGCTGCACAAGCCGCAGTCCTTGCCGGTAAACCGCTTCGCCGCCGCCTTGTCGCCGCGCAACTGCCAGTTCAGCCAGTCGACCGAAAAGCGTGCGACATCGCCGCCATTGGCTTCGCGGAAGGTGCCGCCATGGCCGACATCGGCATCGACGAGTGCGACGGGGATGTGGGCGATCTTTGCGTAATCATCGGTCCCGTTGGGCCAGGCGACATCGCCTTTACCGCCCAGCACATAGAGCGTGGGCGTATGCAGCGATTTGAGCATCGACTTGTCGACGGTCACGCCCTTGATCGGGTTGGTGCCGTCGGTGAACACGCCGCTATTGTGGACGATGACGGTCTTGATGCGCTTGTCCGCGCCCGCCTGAATCGCTTGCAGGCCGCCACAGCTATGGCCCGCGACGGCGACCTGTGCCGGGTCGATCAACCCTTTGTAGCGGCTGCCCTCACGACCATTTTCGATCAGCGCCCAGTCCAGCCCGGCCAGCACGTCGAGCCAGGTCGTCGCCACGCCCTCGCGCGTCGCCACGCTGCCATCGGTGGGACGGGGCGGGGCGGTGACGGCTCCTGGCCCGCTCAACACATTGCCCGGCGCGATCACCAGATAACCGTGCGATGCGATCTGGGCGAGGTGGAAGCGGGCGCTGGCCCCGTCGTCGCGGCACCCGCCATTGCCCCAGATGAGAATGCCGAGCTTCTTGCCGTCCAGTTTCGACAGGTCGGCGGGGCGATAGACGACATGGTCGGGCAGGGTGGGATCGACTTCCTTGATCGCCGCGAATGGTCCGGTGCCGGGGGTGTCGGGCAGCTTGGCCGCCGCCGCGCGGATTTCGGCTTCGCGCTTGGCGAGGTCCGCGGCACCCGGTGCGTTCTGTGCCACCTGCGCCAGCGCGGTGCCGCCGAGCAGCATGATCCCCAACGCCAAAAAGCCGTTCCGCATCGTCCCGCTCCCAAACTTGTTATGTAACAAAGCTAACTCGAGAATGCGGTTATGCAAGCCCTTTCATGCACTCTCTCGCGCGATCACCCGGAAACCGACATCGATGCGCGTTTCGACATCCTGGCCCGCCGCGCGTGCGCGCAATACGCGCAGCACTTCGCGGGCGATGCGCGCGCCATCGACATCGACCGAGGTGATGGTGGGGCGCATATCGCCCGCCATGCGCAGATTGCCGAAGCCCGTCACCGCCAGCTGATCGGGCACACGAATGCCCGCCGCCTGCGCCTCGACGATCAGCCCCTGCGCGATCCAGTCGGAGCCGCACACGACGACATCCGGGCGTTCGGGCAGGTCGCTGAGCGCGCGATAGGAGAGGCGACCTTGCCCGAAATGGCTCGGCACATTGACGTCGAGGCGAGTCGGTTCGATCCCGCCATCGTGCAGCCAGCGTGTGATAAACCCGCTCGCCCGGCGTTCCGATCGGGTGGAGGTGGGGACGACGAGGTGGGGGCGGCGATAGCCGCGCTGGCGCAGGAAGCGGGCCATCTCTTCGCCCGCTGCACGGTGGGAAAAGCCGATGGCGACGTCGATCGGGTCTTCGGGCAAGCCCCAGGTTTCGATCACGGTGATGCCGGCGGAGCGGAGTTTTTGCCGCATCCCGGCGTCCGACACGATCCCGGTCAGGATGATCGCATCGACGCGGCGGGCGAGCGCCATGTTGATTTCGCGCACCAGCCGGTGATTGTCGGGGCCGGTGAGCGACAGCATCACGCTGTTGCCGTCCATCGCCAGTTCGTCGATCATCGCTTCGACCGTGTCGTTGAAGATTGACTGGGCGATATCGGGGACCAGTGCCGCGATCAGTTTCGACCGGCTGCTGGCAAGGGCGCCGGCCGCGAGATTCTGGATATAGCCGGTGGTCTCAATGGCTTCGCGGATGCGCATTCCGGTCGCGGCCGCCACGACTTCGGGGCTGTTGAGGTAGCGCGATACCGTCGCGGCGGACACGCCCGCCATCGCCGCCACGTCCTCCAGTCTCGGATTGCGCCCTGCCATTATCGCTACTTAAGCCCGAAGCGCGGCGAAATGCAAAAAGGGATTGCAAGCGCTTTCATCGCGGCGTAATTGAATTGTTATGACGCATGACTTCGATCCGCTTTTACCGGAAACGTTCGACAGCGCGAATGGAGAGTATGCCGCACTTCGCGCGAAGTGTCCGGTGGCCCATAGCGACGCGTGGGGCGGCTTTTGGGCGCTTATGAAGCATGACGATGTGTCCAATGCTGCGGCGGACTGGCAGACGTTCATCACCTCGCAGCAGAATGTCGTGCCGAAGGTCGCGTTCACCGGGCGTCGCCCGCCGCTGCATCTCGATCCGCCCGAACATACGCCCTATCGCCGCGCGCTCGCGCCGCTGTTGACCGAGCGCAAGGTCGCCAAGCTGGAGCCGGTGGTGCGCGGGATTTGCCGCGACCTGCTGGCGAAGATGGTGGCAAAGGGCGGGGGCGATATCGTCGCCGATTTCTCCGCGCATATGCCGATCGCAACCTTCGCCAACTGGATGAATCTGCCGCCTGAAGCGGTCGCGGAACTGACGCGGGTGGGCCAGCGCTACAATATCGCGGTCCAGTCGAACGACATGGACTCGACCAAGCTGTCGAGCGCGGTGTTGTACGATATGGCGCGGGGCATCGTAGCCGACCGCAAGGCGAACCCTATGCCGGTGGACGAGGACGCGACCAGCGCGTTGCTCGCCGTGCGCGTCGATGGCGAGCCGTTGCCGGAGGAGATGATCGTCGGCACGATCCGACAGGTGCTGGTGGTCGGCATCATCGCGCCGAGCGTGATGATCGGGTCGATCGCCGTGCATTTGAGCCGCGACCCGGCGTTGCAGGACCGGCTGCGTGCCGACCCGACATTGGTGCCCGCCGCGATCGAGGAATTTCTGCGGCTCTACACGCCCTATCGCGGGTTCGCGCGCACCGCCGTCACCGATGTCACGATCCGCGGTCGTACGATCCCGGCGGGTGAGCCGATCGCTTTGGTCTATGCTTCCGCTAATCGCGACGAGGATGTGTTCGAGGCACCCGACGAATTCCGCATCGACCGACCGAACATGAAGGATTCGATCGCCTTTGGTCGCGGCCCGCATATGTGCGTCGGTGCAGCGCTGGCGCGGCTGGAACTGATCGTGGCGTTGGAGGAACTGCTCGCGGCTGCTCCCGGCTTTGAATTGTCGGGCGAGCCCAAGCCGACGCGTTTCCCGGAGATTGGTGCCTTGTCCGCGCCGGTTACCTTTGCGGTGGCGGCATGACTCATATCTTCCTCGCCGCCGGCGACCTCGCGCCCGACCGCGACAATTACGACGAGAGCTACATCGCCACGCGCGACGTTCTGCATGCCGCCGACATCGCCTTCGCCCAGCTGGAAACCAGCTTTGCAGAACGGGGCGTGCGGCTGCCGCAGGCGCGGCACGCGGTATTGGCGCGGCCCGATGGCGCGGATGCGCTGGCGCGGGCCGGGTTCGACGTAATCTCGATGGCGGGCAATCATGTGCTCGACTGGGGCAATGATGCGTTTTTCGAGACGCGTGCCAACTTGGAACGCGCCGGGCTGAAGGTCGTCGGCGCGGGGGCGAATATCGTCGAGGCGCGTCAGCCGGTGAAGATCACGCTGGGGGATGGCACGCGGGTCGCAATTCTCGCTTACTGCACGATCCTGCCGCACAGTTACTGGGCGGAGGAGCGCCGTCCTGGCTGCGCACCGATGCGTGCGCACACGATCTACGAACAGATCGAGCATGACCAGCCCGGCACGTCTGCGCGCGTCCATACCTATCCGCACCGCGAGGATCTGGCGGCGCTGGAGGCGGATATTCGTGCGGCCAAGGCCGATGCCGATCTGGTGTTCGTGTCGCTGCATTGGGGCATTCATTTCGTCCGTGCGAGCATTGCCGATTATCAGCGCGATGTGGCGCGCGCGGCGGTCGCTGCAGGTGCCAACGCAATTCTGGGCGGGCATGCGCATATCCTGAAGGGGTGTGAGGTCATCGACGGCGCGCCGGTCTTCTATTCATTGTGCAATTTCGCGACCGATTTGCGGATGGACCCGGTCCACGCGGCGTCGAAGAGCTTCAATGAAATCCGCGTGCTGGCCGAGGAATGGGAGCCGGATTTCGACAGCCTGTATAATTTCCCCAAGGCATCGCGGCTGTCGATGGTCGCGCGGTTCGAAATCGCGGGCGGCAAGATCGTCCGCTCGGGCTTCCTGCCGCTCTACATCGACCGCGACGCCACCCCCCGCTTCGTCGAACGCGGCAGCGAACGGCATGCCGAGGTCGTCGATTACATGACTGCCGTAACCCAGGAAGCTGGCCTCAACGCCCGCTACCGCGTCGGCGACAACATGGTCGAACTGGAGATGGCGGCATGAGCAAGAACAAGGCCGGCACCGCCTCCGGTTTCCCGTTGGAAGGCTATGTCTTCCTCTATCTTATCGCCTATCTGCCCAACGTCATCATCACAAAATTAGTGACGAGCGCAGTGCATCCCGGCCTTGGCCGTCCGCTGACGGGGCTGGAGACGCTGCCCGCTTCGCTCATCATTTCACTTGTGCTGACTTACCTCTTCATCTGGTGGTCGGGCTGGCACAAGGACGCGCATGGCGTGATGTTCCTCGGCCGCCGTATTCCGGTGCCGACCAAATATACGATGTATTCGGGGCTTGGCACCGCGCTGGTGCTGTTCACGGTGCCGCTGTCTTTCACGTTCGAGGGCGTGAGCATTCCCTTCATCCAGTTGCTGATGCGCGGCGACATCCTGTTGATCGCGCCGATCGTCGATCTGATCTTTGGTCGGCGTGTGCGCTGGTGGAGCTGGGCGGCACTGGTGATGGTGCTGATCGCCATGGTCATCACGCTGAAGGATCGTGGTGGTCTGTATTTGCCGCCGCTCGCGATCCTGACGGTGGTGCTTTACACGATCGGCTATTTCGTCCGGCTGGTCGTGATGACCAAGGTGTCGAAGAGCGGCGATCCGGCATCGGTGCGCCAGTATTTCGTCGAGGAAAAAGTCTTCGCGCTGCCGCTGTCGGTGGCGATCCTCGCGGCGATTTCGGCATCGGGCATCGGCAGTCAATCGGGTGCGCTCGGTTGGGGGTTCATTTCGGTGTGGACCGATCCTGTGATTCTGCCGCTGTTCGGCATCGGCCTGACGCTGACCATCGTGTCGGTGTTTGCGATCATCATCCTGCTCGACCCGCGTGAGAACGCGTATTGCGTGCCGCTGGAGCGTGCCGCGAGCCTGGTCGCTGGCGTCGGCGGTGCGCTGATCCTCGCCTGGGTCTGGGGGCTGCCGCATCCGCGCCCCGCCGAACTGATCGGTGCCGGAATATTGATCGGCGCCATCGTGTTGCTTTCGCTTGCTCCCCGCTTTGCCGACCGGCCTGCCCGGGCGGCGCGCGCGGAAACCACCTGAATATATCGATCAACCCCAAACCGCAGGGACATGCGGAACGGAAGAGGAGGGAAGAATGAAGACCATCGTCACCCGTCGTTCGGCCATTTTGCTGGGCCGCACTGCAATCGGCGCACTCGCGCTCGGCATCGCATCGCCCGTGCTGGCGCAGGACGAACCGGCGCCGGAGGCTGAAGCCGCCTCTGAGCAGGAAGTCATCGTCACCGGCAGCCGCATTCGCGGGATCGAGCCGGTCGGCTCGGCCGTCATCCAGATCGATGCCGAAAAGATCATGGAAGAGCCGGTGGTATCGACCAACGACCTGTTGCGCCGCGTGCCACAGGTCGTGTCGCTGGGCGCGAACCGCGCGGGCGGATCGGCGCAGAACGGCGCGGCCAATGCGACGCGCGGTGCGGGTGTGAACCTACGCGGACTGTCCACCAACGCCACGCTGCTGCTCTATGACGGCAAGCGCTTCCCGCCACAGGGGACGCAGGGCCAGTTCACCGATCCGTCGGTGATCCCGTCAATCGCGCTGGGTGCGATCGAGGTCGTCGCGGACGGCGCCTCGGCCATTTATGGCTCGGACGCGGTTGCGGGCGTGGTCAACCTCATCCTGCGCAAGAACTTTTCCGGCATCGAGGTGCGCGGTCGTTACGGCATGACCGAGGGCGACTTCCGCGAGGGCCAAGTCGCCGCGCTGATCGGGCACAATTGGGACGGCGGCTGGATCACGATCGCTGGCGAGTATTCGGCGAATTCGCCGCTTTATGGCCGCGAACTCGATTTCTATCAGAACGATTTGCGCAGCCAGGGCGGGCGTGACCTGCGCGTCACCAACTGTGCGCCCGGCACGATCACGGTCAGCGGCCAGACCTATGCGATCCCGACCGGCGGCGTGACCAGCGCCAATGCAGCCGCGCTGGTTGCGGGGACGGCCAACCGTTGTTTCTATGATGGCGATCTGGAAGTCATCCCGGATCAGGAACGCTATAGCGTCGTCGCCAACGCTAGCCAGGAGATTGGCGACTTCGCCCGTATCTTTGCTGACGGCTTCTGGTCGCGCCGCACTGGTACGATCCCGTTGCTGGCCAGCGTCAATGCGACGGTGCCCAGCAGCAATCCATTCTACGTCGCACCGGTCGGCGTAACGCCGCCCTTGTGCGCGGCCAGCGTCGGCGCACCGGCCGGTTCGCGCTGTGTGACCGTCGCCACCTCGCTCTACCCGGCGATCGGAACGATCTCTCGCCCGATCGAGGCGACCAGCTGGAATGCGACGGCGGGCATCGAGTTCAAGCCGTTCGGCGATTTCCGCGCGACCGTCTATTACGCGCATGGCGAAGCGGAAGAGATCGACAATCGCCGTCGCAGCGGCGTGAATGCGGCGGCGTTGCAGGCGGCGCTCAATGACACCAATCCGGCGACCGCGCTGAACGTGTTCGGTGGAGCGAACAACGCCGCGACGATCGCCACGATCACCGACAATTTGTTTGTCATCACCGGTCGCACGCGGCTCGACGTGGTCAATGCGCAGATGGACGGATCGCTGTTCGAGATGGCGGGTGGCAATGTACGCATCGCGGTCGGCGGCGAGCATCGCGTCGAATACACGTTCACCGATCTGTTGAGCGGTCGCTCGACCGCGCCGGTGCGCGTGACCGATGACGGCAGCCGCAATGTCGATGCCGTGTTCGCCGAACTGTTCGTGCCGCTGGTCGGTGCGGGCAATGCCTCGGCCGGTCTGGAAAAACTGAACCTCAGCCTTGCCGTCCGTTACGAGCATTACAGCGATTTCGGCAGCACCACGAACCCCAAGTTCGGCGTGACCTATCAACCGTTTACCGGCCTGACGCTGAAAGGGACTTACGGCACCTCGTTCCGCGCCCCGACCTTTACCGAGGTGTCGACGATCGCGGGCGGCGCGGGCCTGTATTTCGATACGCTCCCCGGACCCGGCGGCAACCAGACCGGCATCGGCATCGCCGGCGGCAACCCGAACCTGCGGCCCGAACAGGCGGAGACGTGGTCGTTTGGTGTCGAGGCCGCACCGCCGACCTTGCCCGGCTTCACCGCATCCGTGAATTACTTCCGGATCGATTATACCGATCAGATTCAGGCGTTGCGCGGCACCGCCGGCATCCTGACCAACCCGCTCTACGCCAATTTCCGTCAGTTCAATCCGACGGCGGCGGAAGTCAGCGCGCTGGTCGCGTCCGGCCTGCCAATCAATAGCGCGATCAACCAGAGCCTGGTGACGTTCATCGTCGATGGGCGCCGTCAGAACCTCGGAACGTCGCTGTTGCGCGGGCTGGACTTCACCGCAGCCTATCGATGGGACATGGGCGGCGTCGAGTTCGATGCCGGTATCCAAGGGACTTACATCCTGGACTATCTGTTCGAGGCCGTGCCGGGTTCGGGGCTGGTCGATGTGCTCGATACGATCGGCTTCAGTCAGAAATTCCGGACCCAGGCCGATATCGGGGCAAAGGTCGGCGGGGCGAAGGCGCGCCTGACGTGGAACCACCTGAACGGCTACACCAACACCACCTCGACCGTGTTTCGGGAGGTCAGCAATTACGACACGTTCGACCTGCTGATCGGATATGACATCAACGAAAAGATCAGTCTGTCGTTCGATGTGCGCAACCTGTTCAACGAGGATCCGCCCTTCGTCGATACGACCGGCGGTTACGATCCGCAGTCGTCGAACCCGATCCCGCGGCTGTTCGCTATCACGGCCAACGTGAAGTTCTGATGCCCGTAATGCTCGCCAGCGTGCTTGCCGGATGCGCCGCCCTGACCGGCGCGCATCCGGGCGGTGTTACCGTCACCGCCGCGCCGGTGAGCCATTCGCAAGGGTGGGAGGCACCCGACAGTCGCGGCGGCTATCGCGGCGTCCCGGTTAAGGTGCCGTTCTGCCGCGTCGAGGGGAGGATCGAGGGCAATATCGGGTTCGAGCTGTGGTTGCCGTTCGACTGGAACGGGCGGTTGCTGGGCGCGGGCGTCGGCGGCGATGCGGGGGTTTATAATTACACCGATATGAGCCGTCGCATCGGCGAGGGTTTCGCCACCGTCACCACCGATAGCGGGCACAAGGCGACGCAGGCCCGCTGGATGGCCGATCCCAAAGCGCGGGTCGATTACGAGCATCGCGCGGTGCATTTGACTGCCGTCGCGGCGAAGGCGCTGGCGGCGCGGTTTTACAAGCGGTCTGTGAACAAAAGCTATTTCACTGGCTGTTCGGGCGGCGGGCGACAGGCGCTCAAGCAGATGCAGAATTATCCCGGCGACTATGACGGCGTGATCGCCGGGGCACCGGGGCCGTACATGCCGCTGCAATCGGTGCGGATGCTGTGGTTCGCGCTGCAACAGAAATGGACCCCGGCGGGCGCGCTGAGCGATGCCGACTGGTCGCTGTACGAGAGCAAGGCGATAGCGGCGTGCGACGGCAGCGACGGTGTGAAGGACGGCATCATCGCCAACCCGCTCGCGTGTAATTTTCGCTCAGCGACCTTGCTGTGCAAGCCCGGCCAGACCGAGGGCTGCCTGACCGCGCCGAAGCTCCAGATGCTCGACCTGATCCGCGCGCCGATGAAGGACGAGCGGGGCAGGGCAATGGACGGTGGGCTATTTCCCGGCGTTCGCACGCGTCCCGGCCCGCCTTCACCGCTGCTCCGCGCGATGTGGGCGGACGGGGTATATGGCGATGCAAACTGGAACGAGGACTCATTCCAGCGCTCGCGCGACTTGTTAGCCGCGAACAAGGCGATGCCGGAATTGCGCGCGGACAGGCTGGCGATCGCGCCGTTCGTGAAGGCGGGTGGCAAGGCCATCCTGTATCAGGGCTGGGCCGATCCCTCGACCAATGCCGGGCCGACGATCGATTATTATGGCGCACTGGCTCGCGCCAATGGCGGGCTGGCCAGGCTGGACGATCATGTCCGGCTGTTCATGGCACCGGGCGTCTATCACTGCGCGCGCGGGCCGGGTGCCGACCAGTTCGGCGCATCCGGCCATATGACATGGCCGGGTGATGCGGCGCGCGACACCTTGTGGGCGCTGATCCACTGGGTCGAAAAGGGGCAGGCTCCGGCGCGACTGACCGCGACGAAGATTGTGGAGGGGAAAGAGACGTTCACGCGGACGCTGTGTCCCTATCCTCAGGCGGCGCGCTATGACGGGATTGGGCCACAGGATCGGGCGGCGTCCTATGCCTGTGTCGTCGATCCGGCGCTGGTCAAATATATGGGCCGGAAATCGCTGGTCGGGTCTTAACCACCCGAAATTGCGTGTCACGCCGGACAGGGATATGCCGGACCCGGGCCATTCGTGCGCCCGGGAGACGGACCATGTCCAAGTCGTTCACCCGCGTTGCTTTCGGCGCACTGCTCCCGTTTGCCGCGATCGTAGCGATGCCCGCGCTTGCTCAACCGGACGGATCGGCGGGCAGCATCGTGTCAGCCTCGCCCATCACCGGCGCGCCTGCCGGGGCGACGGCTTATCGCATTCTCTATCGTTCGGCGGACAAGGACGGTCGCCCGACCGTGGTCAGCGGCGCGATCGTCATCCCCGATCGCGCGCCGCCGCGTGGGGGACGCCCGGTGGTCGTCTGGTCGCATGGCGCGTCGGGCGTGGCGACAAATTGCGGGCTGTCCGACAAGCCCGGGTTGTTCGCCAACATCGCGGGCCTGAACGGCTTGCTTGCCGCCGGTTATGTCGTGACCGCGCCGGATTATCAGGGGCTGGGAACGCCCGGTCCGCACCCGATGCTGGTCGGCACTGCGGCTGCACACAATCTGTTAGACAGTGTCCGCGCGGCGCGGGCTTTGCCCCAGGCGCGAGCGTCGTCGCGCTTTGCGCTGTGGGGTGAATCACAGGGCGGATTTTCGTCGCTATGGGCGGGCAAATCCGCCGCCAGCTATGCACCGGAACTGCAGCTGGTCGGGGTCGCCGCCGCCGCGCCGCCGACGGACATCAAGGCCAATCTGACGGGTGGCAGCAATGCTGCCGTTCGCGCGTTTCTGACTGCTTATGCCGCCGAAAGCTGGAGCAAGGTGTATCGCCTGCCGCTGACCACGGCAGTGAGGCCGCAGACGGCGACACTCATCAGCCGGATCGCGCGCAATTGCGTGTCGCTCGACGGGTTTTCGCTGGGAACGAAGATCGGCATGTTGCGGCTGGCGCACCAGCTGCGCAATGTCGATCTGGCCGCATCGCCGCGCTGGGCGGCGTTGATGACGCAAAATTCGGTGACCCCCGCCGGACTGACGATGCCGCTGTTGATCACACAGGGTTCGGCGGACGTGATCGTCGCGCCCGCCGTTACCAGCGCGTTCGTCGATCGGCTGTGCGAACGACGCGCAACCGTCACCTTCCACCAGATTGCGGGCGGGGATCATGTGAGCGTGGGCAAGCGAACAGCGGACACTGCATTGCGCTGGTTCGGCGATCGCTTCGCCGGTCGTCC includes these proteins:
- a CDS encoding LacI family DNA-binding transcriptional regulator, encoding MAGRNPRLEDVAAMAGVSAATVSRYLNSPEVVAAATGMRIREAIETTGYIQNLAAGALASSRSKLIAALVPDIAQSIFNDTVEAMIDELAMDGNSVMLSLTGPDNHRLVREINMALARRVDAIILTGIVSDAGMRQKLRSAGITVIETWGLPEDPIDVAIGFSHRAAGEEMARFLRQRGYRRPHLVVPTSTRSERRASGFITRWLHDGGIEPTRLDVNVPSHFGQGRLSYRALSDLPERPDVVVCGSDWIAQGLIVEAQAAGIRVPDQLAVTGFGNLRMAGDMRPTITSVDVDGARIAREVLRVLRARAAGQDVETRIDVGFRVIARESA
- a CDS encoding cytochrome P450, whose product is MTHDFDPLLPETFDSANGEYAALRAKCPVAHSDAWGGFWALMKHDDVSNAAADWQTFITSQQNVVPKVAFTGRRPPLHLDPPEHTPYRRALAPLLTERKVAKLEPVVRGICRDLLAKMVAKGGGDIVADFSAHMPIATFANWMNLPPEAVAELTRVGQRYNIAVQSNDMDSTKLSSAVLYDMARGIVADRKANPMPVDEDATSALLAVRVDGEPLPEEMIVGTIRQVLVVGIIAPSVMIGSIAVHLSRDPALQDRLRADPTLVPAAIEEFLRLYTPYRGFARTAVTDVTIRGRTIPAGEPIALVYASANRDEDVFEAPDEFRIDRPNMKDSIAFGRGPHMCVGAALARLELIVALEELLAAAPGFELSGEPKPTRFPEIGALSAPVTFAVAA
- a CDS encoding CapA family protein, producing MTHIFLAAGDLAPDRDNYDESYIATRDVLHAADIAFAQLETSFAERGVRLPQARHAVLARPDGADALARAGFDVISMAGNHVLDWGNDAFFETRANLERAGLKVVGAGANIVEARQPVKITLGDGTRVAILAYCTILPHSYWAEERRPGCAPMRAHTIYEQIEHDQPGTSARVHTYPHREDLAALEADIRAAKADADLVFVSLHWGIHFVRASIADYQRDVARAAVAAGANAILGGHAHILKGCEVIDGAPVFYSLCNFATDLRMDPVHAASKSFNEIRVLAEEWEPDFDSLYNFPKASRLSMVARFEIAGGKIVRSGFLPLYIDRDATPRFVERGSERHAEVVDYMTAVTQEAGLNARYRVGDNMVELEMAA
- a CDS encoding TonB-dependent receptor plug domain-containing protein, translated to MKTIVTRRSAILLGRTAIGALALGIASPVLAQDEPAPEAEAASEQEVIVTGSRIRGIEPVGSAVIQIDAEKIMEEPVVSTNDLLRRVPQVVSLGANRAGGSAQNGAANATRGAGVNLRGLSTNATLLLYDGKRFPPQGTQGQFTDPSVIPSIALGAIEVVADGASAIYGSDAVAGVVNLILRKNFSGIEVRGRYGMTEGDFREGQVAALIGHNWDGGWITIAGEYSANSPLYGRELDFYQNDLRSQGGRDLRVTNCAPGTITVSGQTYAIPTGGVTSANAAALVAGTANRCFYDGDLEVIPDQERYSVVANASQEIGDFARIFADGFWSRRTGTIPLLASVNATVPSSNPFYVAPVGVTPPLCAASVGAPAGSRCVTVATSLYPAIGTISRPIEATSWNATAGIEFKPFGDFRATVYYAHGEAEEIDNRRRSGVNAAALQAALNDTNPATALNVFGGANNAATIATITDNLFVITGRTRLDVVNAQMDGSLFEMAGGNVRIAVGGEHRVEYTFTDLLSGRSTAPVRVTDDGSRNVDAVFAELFVPLVGAGNASAGLEKLNLSLAVRYEHYSDFGSTTNPKFGVTYQPFTGLTLKGTYGTSFRAPTFTEVSTIAGGAGLYFDTLPGPGGNQTGIGIAGGNPNLRPEQAETWSFGVEAAPPTLPGFTASVNYFRIDYTDQIQALRGTAGILTNPLYANFRQFNPTAAEVSALVASGLPINSAINQSLVTFIVDGRRQNLGTSLLRGLDFTAAYRWDMGGVEFDAGIQGTYILDYLFEAVPGSGLVDVLDTIGFSQKFRTQADIGAKVGGAKARLTWNHLNGYTNTTSTVFREVSNYDTFDLLIGYDINEKISLSFDVRNLFNEDPPFVDTTGGYDPQSSNPIPRLFAITANVKF
- a CDS encoding tannase/feruloyl esterase family alpha/beta hydrolase; translation: MPVMLASVLAGCAALTGAHPGGVTVTAAPVSHSQGWEAPDSRGGYRGVPVKVPFCRVEGRIEGNIGFELWLPFDWNGRLLGAGVGGDAGVYNYTDMSRRIGEGFATVTTDSGHKATQARWMADPKARVDYEHRAVHLTAVAAKALAARFYKRSVNKSYFTGCSGGGRQALKQMQNYPGDYDGVIAGAPGPYMPLQSVRMLWFALQQKWTPAGALSDADWSLYESKAIAACDGSDGVKDGIIANPLACNFRSATLLCKPGQTEGCLTAPKLQMLDLIRAPMKDERGRAMDGGLFPGVRTRPGPPSPLLRAMWADGVYGDANWNEDSFQRSRDLLAANKAMPELRADRLAIAPFVKAGGKAILYQGWADPSTNAGPTIDYYGALARANGGLARLDDHVRLFMAPGVYHCARGPGADQFGASGHMTWPGDAARDTLWALIHWVEKGQAPARLTATKIVEGKETFTRTLCPYPQAARYDGIGPQDRAASYACVVDPALVKYMGRKSLVGS
- a CDS encoding lipase family protein, which translates into the protein MSKSFTRVAFGALLPFAAIVAMPALAQPDGSAGSIVSASPITGAPAGATAYRILYRSADKDGRPTVVSGAIVIPDRAPPRGGRPVVVWSHGASGVATNCGLSDKPGLFANIAGLNGLLAAGYVVTAPDYQGLGTPGPHPMLVGTAAAHNLLDSVRAARALPQARASSRFALWGESQGGFSSLWAGKSAASYAPELQLVGVAAAAPPTDIKANLTGGSNAAVRAFLTAYAAESWSKVYRLPLTTAVRPQTATLISRIARNCVSLDGFSLGTKIGMLRLAHQLRNVDLAASPRWAALMTQNSVTPAGLTMPLLITQGSADVIVAPAVTSAFVDRLCERRATVTFHQIAGGDHVSVGKRTADTALRWFGDRFAGRPAGSSCRRR